From Argopecten irradians isolate NY chromosome 2, Ai_NY, whole genome shotgun sequence, the proteins below share one genomic window:
- the LOC138313406 gene encoding uncharacterized protein has product MSSSSFINSVRRFYAIRGKVAEFRSDRGTNFVGAISDLDATAIFIEDPNIKEFLRESGTIWKFNPPHASHFGGSWERMIGVARRILDSMFLNNNRNLTTRLLVDIYGRSNSDHQRATIDSCFNRCI; this is encoded by the coding sequence ATGAGCTCATCATCGTTTATAAACTCTGTGAGAAGATTCTACGCCATTAGAGGAAAAGTTGCAGAGTTCCGTTCTGATAGGGGAACCAATTTTGTTGGGGCAATCTCGGACCTTGACGCTACAGCAATCTTCATAGAAGACCCAAACATCAAAGAATTTCTCCGTGAATCTGGTACCATCTGGAAATTTAATCCTCCCCACGCCTCACACTTTGGAGGCTCCTGGGAAAGGATGATTGGCGTTGCACGACGCATACTAGACTCCATGTTCCTCAACAACAATCGTAACCTCACTACGAGGTTACTTGTCGACATTTATGGCAGAAGTAACAGCGATCATCAACGCGCGACCATTGATTCCTGTTTCAACAGATGTATATGA
- the LOC138313422 gene encoding uncharacterized protein, with protein sequence MWIQGPKPNISPTESLIFPLVTPEEDTEVRPEVVHVAKTDITNSEKPHNWSERFEKFSSWKRLLLSISLIKHLAESFKSNHGKCIGWHKCDIYRSVENCASAEAFIIRELQREFYGDTRKCPKELSPYLDENGMIRVGGRLQNSDLPRHEVNPILVPGQHYVAMLLTRHFHNAVQHQGRHLTEGAIRAAGFWITGVKRLVSFVIHHCVKCRKLRGKHSQQKMADLPVDRVTPSPPFTFVGVDVFGPWTIVTRRTRGGSASSKRWAVLFTCLSSRAVHIELLEEMSSSSFINSVRRFYAIRGKVAEFRSDRGTNFVGAISDLDATAIFIEDLNIKEFLRESGTIWKFNPPHASHFGGSWERMIGVARRILDSMFLNNNRNLTHEVLSTFMAEVTAIINARPLIPVSTDVDEPLILSPATLLTQKTGSRIESFEYFNQKDMLRSQWKHVQVLAEQFWSRWRKEFLPVLHARRKWNHESRNLEEGDVVLMKDEQTARNDLASWCNHAYLS encoded by the coding sequence ATGTGGATTCAAGGACCTAAACCAAACATATCCCCAACTGAATCCTTAATTTTCCCTTTGGTTACCCCAGAGGAGGATACTGAAGTTCGACCTGAGGTTGTTCACGTGGCTAAAACGGACATAACGAACAGTGAGAAACCTCATAATtggtcagagcgatttgagaaGTTCTCAAGTTGGAAAAGGCTGTTGTTGTCAATATCTTTGATAAAACACTTAGCTGAGTCTTTCAAGTCAAATCACGGCAAGTGCATAGGATGGCACAAGTGTGACATTTATCGGTCAGTTGAAAACTGTGCTTCTGCAGAAGCATTTATTATCAGAGAATTACAAAGGGAATTCTATGGGGACACTAGGAAATGTCCAAAGGAACTTTCACCCTACTTGGACGAAAACGGCATGATACGTGTTGGAGGAAGGCTACAGAACTCAGATTTACCGAGACACGAAGTGAACCCTATCTTAGTACCCGGCCAACATTACGTCGCGATGCTGTTGACTAGACACTTCCATAACGCTGTTCAACATCAGGGTAGACACCTGACAGAAGGGGCGATAAGGGCCGCAGGCTTTTGGATCACTGGGGTCAAGAGACTGGTTTCTTTCGTCATTCATCACTGTGTGAAGTGTCGGAAACTTCGAGGAAAGCATTCCCAACAGAAGATGGCTGATCTACCAGTGGATCGTGTTACGCCAAGCCCGCCATTTACATTCGTTGGTGTCGATGTTTTTGGACCTTGGACCATTGTCACACGCAGGACAAGAGGCGGTTCAGCTTCAAGTAAACGCTGGGCAGTGCTCTTCACGTGTCTGTCATCTAGGGCGGTTCATATTGAGTTACTGGAAGAAATGAGCTCATCATCGTTTATAAACTCTGTGAGAAGATTCTACGCCATTAGAGGAAAAGTTGCAGAGTTCCGTTCTGATAGGGGAACCAATTTTGTTGGGGCAATCTCGGACCTTGACGCTACAGCAATCTTCATAGAAGACCTAAACATCAAGGAATTTCTCCGTGAATCTGGTACCATCTGGAAATTTAATCCTCCCCACGCCTCACACTTTGGAGGCTCCTGGGAAAGGATGATTGGCGTTGCACGACGCATACTAGACTCCATGTTCCTCAACAACAATCGTAACCTCACGCACGAAGTCTTGTCGACATTTATGGCAGAAGTAACAGCGATCATCAACGCGCGACCATTGATTCCTGTTTCAACAGATGTAGATGAACCATTAATCTTATCTCCAGCAACCCTTTTGACACAGAAAACAGGAAGTCGGATCGAGtcgtttgaatattttaacCAGAAAGACATGCTTAGATCACAGTGGAAGCATGTGCAGGTGCTCGCTGAGCAGTTCTGGAGTCGATGGCGAAAGGAGTTTCTACCTGTGTTACATGCCAGGAGGAAGTGGAATCACGAGTCTCGCAACCTTGAGGAGGGAGACGTTGTTCTCATGAAGGATGAACAAACAGCGCGCAACGATTTGGCCTCTTGGTGTAATCACGCGTACCTTTCCTAG
- the LOC138313459 gene encoding uncharacterized protein — translation MADLPVDRVTPSPPFTFVGVDVFGPWTIVTRRTRGGSASSKRWAVLFTCLSSRAVHIELLEEMSSSSFINSVRRFYAIRGKVAEFRSDRGTNFVGAISDLDATAIFIEDLNIKEFLRESGTIWKFNPPHASHFGGSWERMIGVARRILDSMFLNNNRNLTHEVLSTFMAEVTAIINARPLIPVSTDVDEPLILSPATLLTQKTGSRIESFEYFNQKDMLRSQWKHVQVLAEQFWSRWRKEFLPVLQARRKWNHESRNLEEGDVVLMKDEQTARNDWPLGVITRTFPSEDGLVRKVEIQISREGKKSTFVRPVTQVVVICSKET, via the coding sequence ATGGCTGATCTACCAGTGGATCGTGTTACGCCAAGCCCGCCATTTACATTCGTTGGTGTCGATGTTTTTGGACCTTGGACCATTGTCACACGCAGGACAAGAGGCGGTTCAGCTTCAAGTAAACGCTGGGCAGTGCTCTTCACGTGTCTGTCATCTAGGGCGGTTCATATTGAGTTACTGGAAGAAATGAGCTCATCATCGTTTATAAACTCTGTGAGAAGATTCTACGCCATTAGAGGAAAAGTTGCAGAGTTCCGTTCTGATAGGGGAACCAATTTTGTTGGGGCAATCTCGGACCTTGACGCTACAGCAATCTTCATAGAAGACCTAAACATCAAGGAATTTCTCCGTGAATCTGGTACCATCTGGAAATTTAATCCTCCCCACGCCTCACACTTTGGAGGCTCCTGGGAAAGGATGATTGGCGTTGCACGACGCATACTAGACTCCATGTTCCTCAACAACAATCGTAACCTCACGCACGAAGTCTTGTCGACATTTATGGCAGAAGTAACAGCGATCATCAACGCGCGACCATTGATTCCTGTTTCAACAGATGTAGATGAACCATTAATCTTATCTCCAGCAACCCTTTTGACACAGAAAACAGGAAGTCGGATCGAGtcgtttgaatattttaacCAGAAAGACATGCTTAGATCACAGTGGAAGCATGTGCAGGTGCTCGCTGAGCAGTTCTGGAGTCGATGGCGAAAGGAGTTTCTACCTGTGTTACAGGCCAGGAGGAAGTGGAATCACGAGTCTCGCAACCTTGAGGAGGGAGACGTTGTTCTCATGAAGGATGAACAAACAGCGCGCAACGATTGGCCTCTTGGTGTAATCACGCGTACCTTTCCTAGTGAAGATGGACTTGTTAGGAAAGTTGAGATTCAGATATCGCGAGAAGGAAAGAAGTCAACATTCGTCCGTCCAGTTACTCAGGTTGTTGTCATTTGTTCCAAGGAGACATAG
- the LOC138313447 gene encoding uncharacterized protein, which yields MWIQGPKPNISPTESLIFPLVTPEEDTEVRPEVVHVAKTDITNSEKPHNWSERFEKFSSWKRLLLSISLIKHLAESFKSNHGKCIGWHKCDIYRSVENCASAEAFIIRELQREFYGDTRKCPKELSPYLDENGMIRVGGRLQNSDLPRHEVNPILVPGQHYVAMLLTRHFHNAVQHQGRHLTEGAIRAAGFWITGVKRLVSFVIHHCVKCRKLRGKHSQQKMADLPVDRVTPSPPFTFVGVDVFGPWTIVTRRTRGGSASSKRWAVLFTCLSSRAVHIELLEEMSSSSFINSVRRFYAIRGKVAEFRSDRGTNFVGAISDLDATAIFIEDLNIKEFLRESGTIWKFNPPHASHFGGSWERMIGVARRILDSMFLNNNRNLTHEVLSTFMAEVTAIINARPLIPVSTDVDEPLILSPATLLTQKTGSRIESFEYFNQKDMLRSQWKHVQVLAEQFWSRWRKEFLPVLQARRKWNHESRNLEEGDVVLMKDEQTARNDWPLGVITRTFPSEDGLVRKVEIQISREGKKSTFVRPVTQVVVICSKET from the coding sequence ATGTGGATTCAAGGACCTAAACCAAACATATCCCCAACTGAATCCTTAATTTTCCCTTTGGTTACCCCAGAGGAGGATACTGAAGTTCGACCTGAGGTTGTTCACGTGGCTAAAACGGACATAACGAACAGTGAGAAACCTCATAATtggtcagagcgatttgagaaGTTCTCAAGTTGGAAAAGGCTGTTGTTGTCAATATCTTTGATAAAACACTTAGCTGAGTCTTTCAAGTCAAATCACGGCAAGTGCATAGGATGGCACAAGTGTGACATTTATCGGTCAGTTGAAAACTGTGCTTCTGCAGAAGCATTTATTATCAGAGAATTACAAAGGGAATTCTATGGGGACACTAGGAAATGTCCAAAGGAACTTTCACCCTACTTGGACGAAAACGGCATGATACGTGTTGGAGGAAGGCTACAGAACTCAGATTTACCGAGACACGAAGTGAACCCTATCTTAGTACCCGGCCAACATTACGTCGCGATGCTGTTGACTAGACACTTCCATAACGCTGTTCAACATCAGGGTAGACACCTGACAGAAGGGGCGATAAGGGCCGCAGGCTTTTGGATCACTGGGGTCAAGAGACTGGTTTCTTTCGTCATTCATCACTGTGTGAAGTGTCGGAAACTTCGAGGAAAGCATTCCCAACAGAAGATGGCTGATCTACCAGTGGATCGTGTTACGCCAAGCCCGCCATTTACATTCGTTGGTGTCGATGTTTTTGGACCTTGGACCATTGTCACACGCAGGACAAGAGGCGGTTCAGCTTCAAGTAAACGCTGGGCAGTGCTCTTCACGTGTCTGTCATCTAGGGCGGTTCATATTGAGTTACTGGAAGAAATGAGCTCATCATCGTTTATAAACTCTGTGAGAAGATTCTACGCCATTAGAGGAAAAGTTGCAGAGTTCCGTTCTGATAGGGGAACCAATTTTGTTGGGGCAATCTCGGACCTTGACGCTACAGCAATCTTCATAGAAGACCTAAACATCAAGGAATTTCTCCGTGAATCTGGTACCATCTGGAAATTTAATCCTCCCCACGCCTCACACTTTGGAGGCTCCTGGGAAAGGATGATTGGCGTTGCACGACGCATACTAGACTCCATGTTCCTCAACAACAATCGTAACCTCACGCACGAAGTCTTGTCGACATTTATGGCAGAAGTAACAGCGATCATCAACGCGCGACCATTGATTCCTGTTTCAACAGATGTAGATGAACCATTAATCTTATCTCCAGCAACCCTTTTGACACAGAAAACAGGAAGTCGGATCGAGtcgtttgaatattttaacCAGAAAGACATGCTTAGATCACAGTGGAAGCATGTGCAGGTGCTCGCTGAGCAGTTCTGGAGTCGATGGCGAAAGGAGTTTCTACCTGTGTTACAGGCCAGGAGGAAGTGGAATCACGAGTCTCGCAACCTTGAGGAGGGAGACGTTGTTCTCATGAAGGATGAACAAACAGCGCGCAACGATTGGCCTCTTGGTGTAATCACGCGTACCTTTCCTAGTGAAGATGGACTTGTTAGGAAAGTTGAGATTCAGATATCGCGAGAAGGAAAGAAGTCAACATTCGTCCGTCCAGTTACTCAGGTTGTTGTCATTTGTTCCAAGGAGACATAG
- the LOC138313438 gene encoding uncharacterized protein translates to MEDPIYGSLLGYYNTSSDVLPIVGKLPLHIQGKWTVRAARYKKEKSVAFPPFSESVVFIKEMSSMLNDPGLVYKDTLTTRTSNEPRSKDRVRSNIQVNKTQVSSNENSNKQPKKQCLIHNISNHDINQCRAFRLKSLSERRRILSEHRLCFRCCDTDAHIYKNCSVSVKCAECSSSQHPTALHPRDGHSISGNRNGHKPDKNNNNSTSPNGGEITTSQNGGENEGVVSKCTRVCGGTFTGRSCSKTILVRVHRTNSPEQATYMYAIIDDQSNRTLCKPGFFNIMDVSGETVEQYTLVSCAGDLPTQGRRAHGFSVSSLNGQFTLPLPDILECDQIPNNRTEIPTPEITNYHSHLKDVKLPPLRSNSEILLLIGRDVPEAHHICEQIIGPPNSPFAQRLNLGWVVVGNVCLGTTHPPNPSEVSVLKTRILGDGRPTLFDPCDNQFNVKGVCEEPIIGQGVFKQTHDDNKVGLSVEDRAFLDLMDKEFVRDTSGKWTAPLPFRKPRPRLPNIESTKPLNELSFSMSLFKGIPLSANTLSPL, encoded by the coding sequence ATGGAAGATCCCATTTATGGCTCATTATTAGGCTATTACAACACCTCTTCAGACGTTCTCCCCATTGTGGGTAAATTGCCTCTCCATATCCAAGGGAAATGGACAGTCAGAGCTGCAAGGTATAAAAAGGAGAAGAGTGTAGCCTTTCCTCCATTCTCGGAATCTGTGGTGTTCATAAAGGAAATGAGCTCTATGCTTAATGACCCCGGCCTTGTATATAAAGATACGTTGACCACTCGAACAAGCAATGAACCGCGTTCCAAGGACAGAGTTCGGTCAAATATTCAGGTGAATAAAACTCAGGTGTCGTCTAACGAGAACTCTAACAAACAACCCAAGAAACAGTGTTTGATACACAACATATCTAACCACGACATAAATCAGTGCAGGGCATTCCGTCTTAAATCCTTGTCGGAACGGAGACGTATATTAAGCGAACACCGCTTATGTTTTCGATGTTGTGACACAGATGCTCATATATACAAAAACTGTTCAGTCTCTGTAAAATGCGCAGAATGCAGCAGCAGTCAGCACCCTACGGCGCTCCATCCCAGGGATGGACATTCTATATCCGGAAATCGAAATGGTCATAAGCcagacaaaaacaacaataattctACAAGTCCGAACGGTGGGGAGATAACGACTAGTCAGAACGGCGGGGAGAATGAAGGCGTTGTGAGTAAATGTACGCGCGTGTGTGGAGGAACGTTTACAGGCAGATCTTGTTCAAAAACAATACTTGTTCGAGTTCATAGGACTAACTCACCAGAGCAAGCTACCTACATGTATGCCATAATCGACGATCAAAGTAATCGGACATTGTGCAAGCCTGGTTTCTTCAATATCATGGATGTCTCAGGAGAGACAGTTGAACAATATACTCTGGTATCCTGTGCAGGGGACTTGCCGACACAGGGTCGGCGCGCACATGGATTCTCAGTTTCCTCTCTGAACGGCCAGTTTACCTTACCCTTACCTGACATACTGGAGTGTGATCAGATACCCAACAACCGTACAGAGATTCCTACTCCAGAGATCACCAACTATCACAGTCATTTGAAGGACGTCAAGTTGCCTCCGTTACGGTCTAATTCTGAAATTCTACTGTTGATTGGGCGCGACGTGCCAGAGgctcatcacatctgtgagcaGATTATTGGTCCACCCAATTCACCATTTGCCCAGAGGCTAAACCTTGGTTGGGTGGTTGTAGGGAATGTATGTCTGGGAACTACTCATCCTCCGAACCCATCAGAGGTCTCTGTTCTCAAGACAAGGATACTTGGAGATGGTCGACCTACATTGTTTGATCCATGTGACAATCAGTTTAATGTGAAAGGGGTTTGCGAGGAACCAATCATTGGACAAGGAGTATTCAAGCAGACTCATGATGACAACAAAGTTGGCTTGTCTGTAGAAGACAGAGCATTTCTGGATCTCATGGACAAAGAATTTGTACGAGACACTAGTGGTAAATGGACTGCACCGTTGCCTTTTCGCAAACCTCGTCCTAGACTACCTAATATAGAGAGCACCAAGCCCTTAAACGAGCTCAGCTTCTCGATGTCTCTCTTCAAAGGAATTCCGTTAAGCGCGAACACCTTGTCACCTTTATGA